The following coding sequences lie in one Catharus ustulatus isolate bCatUst1 chromosome 5, bCatUst1.pri.v2, whole genome shotgun sequence genomic window:
- the NAT8 gene encoding N-acetyltransferase 8, with product MASFRIRQYQDQDYEAVRALFARGILEHAPAGFRHVLRAARVRLALLAVFVAARAAAGSWVLGLGAVALALVLLWVLVRSLSAEYVRDALGTDLCDVAGSYLRAPDRCFWVAEEGGTVAGMVAAVPAGRGELELKRMSVSREHRGRGLARALCREVLAFARARGYGAVVLSTSMVQVAAQRLYEGQGFRKVGSSYPSLLGTLLKFQIFHYRCDLGDGTK from the coding sequence ATGGCGTCGTTCCGCATCCGGCAGTACCAGGACCAGGACTACGAGGCCGTGCGGGCTCTGTTCGCCCGCGGCATCCTGGAGCACGCTCCGGCCGGCTTCCGACACGTGCTGCGGGCGGCGCGGGTGCGCCTGGCGCTGCTGGCCGTGTTCGTGGCCGCGCGGGCAGCCGCCGGCTCCTGGGTGCTGGGCCTGGGCGCGGTGGCGCTGgcgctggtgctgctctgggtgctggtgcGCTCGCTCAGCGCCGAGTACGTGCGCGACGCGCTGGGCACCGACCTGTGCGACGTGGCCGGCTCGTACCTGCGGGCGCCCGACCGCTGCTTCTGGGTGGCCGAGGAGGGCGGCACCGTGGCGGGCATGGTGGCGGCGGTGCCCGCGGGCCggggagagctggagctgaagaGGATGTCGGTGAGCCGGGAGCACCGCGGGCGCGGGCTGGCGCGGGCGCTGTGCCGGGAGGTGCTGGCATTCGCCCGCGCCCGCGGTTACGGCGCCGTGGTGCTCAGCACCTCCATGGTGCAGGTGGCGGCGCAGCGGCTCTACGAGGGGCAGGGGTTCCGCAAGGTGGGCAGCTCGTACCCCTCGCTGCTGGGCACTCTGCTGAAATTCCAGATCTTTCACTACCGCTGTGATTTGGGGGATGGCACCAAGTAG